The following are encoded together in the Bactrocera neohumeralis isolate Rockhampton chromosome 6, APGP_CSIRO_Bneo_wtdbg2-racon-allhic-juicebox.fasta_v2, whole genome shotgun sequence genome:
- the LOC126763623 gene encoding uncharacterized protein LOC126763623 isoform X1: protein MAPVKNVTTVQVTKETEMQKSKQTLMQQQLHKRSHRSAQRHRINSGVSGGSGTTGTSSDGCVQWQVNSNDDYAVSTNRPTNRGATVKTHRASATTSGETETAFPKANNRNFKKSNINNNNNTSSGTADVQRKRQHSPEKSSTRINGNITGSHCDISKSEQNTKPPSVLPCSSLEPKSAERVLREASNSHGTNSAQIQKILKEPHAISKARQSSLVKLTKVNKTPLLPVRLLNLGTSITTTQTPTISALSTAVARAASATNPQQIPFGEGVNVESILLQRLQLIKHFLNVTAPTITSLNQRLPKQNEDITPRVSVANLTVQQNSPKPLMVYENKSESMEREVVVNSASLEDVALSELSDNRAQSIQSLHSVETPTPDDSPSFDELQQRLETSNRNIQNMQEQQQQLLRLQNAAKQHLSEMEHLRQQAGTLSFGSNQLNGSSNADGTPEYESIDQVHSDMATLVGRMKNLTTFIQNQNELSNLLGDDGPEILAEQEALQRKLESLRAQRDDMRTLVSELQDINRNAERRCAMGTKESEDEATVSEKPVVNKNTQEHEETPNATNGARIVPVTYTRTVPIKLTNGGVTEPAGNAAINANDDDDEDGDPEENAATAMLIQQKVADIETMRKQLQRLKDMMETVNIIEARTSRDVNDIGRTPPRELRSQSRSTGSSFDRDCTPVSVVPAHAAGSADDVGEDVYLTRKMRMINEVTADLRAQAESLQAERDRIKALKEEIVLRKQQAADAAKLGEDALKRSSLTPTPTPRSRKQREIDTPTPPPSATAESDQLKKEYEAKKKEFELLCQRLQQDENSATIAPIGIKAPRRSDTVSEADDEADCDEELNDSDIPTSNTTSTGRQYFSAPQQQSTPAQQHRAAAKAAVTAHTLAAGAASAKINEHCLQTQGQRISAGALGKEDSFDTNLTSSTAAERRHSTLANANSTTQEGASLEAGSVQSGSSQFSMPPPMPPMGACSSWPPLPPMPNTWNPQLYYGFGAPPHPLTASQPNSAATNQSVGAPFTPVGLLPQSAVNSECICSAANSATNAPIISGPTPATSSTNTAAQLAADPVLLQQFVQTQQMLINSVCQCNQMLWHQQREIDALNNTIHVLQERLLTLTGNVNAVPLTDLPYSLRAESVPPPGITAGTLPNNLYLSSSNRAQSEQPALFMPGLTTTTRNSAFSNYQRHQQQQQYQQHGRIATAFSSETQHSNIAAASSTNAGLYNTLNNAAPPPPPNHGASHYNNEAPQSPPLQGNAAGPGPIFMHHHNNAIHQNNANLRTQNHYANNLHQQQQLQQQQQHGHSNINIGGGNTLNNQVPPGNRANNYWDNFRSYSRQNLLSTNSNKSNEEQQQHNQQQQQQHQHQLYLQQRTIDETEARGAAQYRSQSQGLRRSVTTTLPAALTSSNLQQLQRQQQQREEAVQQRQQQQQRATQTQPQLYRTVDGSNSNSCNNLNYERNANDNKYLRTLQRSHINRYQQQQQQQQQNVGPINSLYTNHNNLYQSSWLPPAGAAANATNCADVNTDADNVDIDVYDAYNIIDSDLAAPYAHLSSNMGSNSSNMLRNMNVNFGNSPHYQRNKLLTKPNCRGAEAMDHHNPNRMQAEQQQQQQQQHQHILSQQQLVLRAQQQIDQSTAPTLRNMVDFTQARHLDLLPASVSEAVAAAEAQLRNRERVDLLLRTVTADDNDTINVLPTTVCVNSTTTYNSPYMPNANALQLMDTNGLINNTPNINNENAAHEVETEGETAADLNVDIDLLNDEEEDDTTSEEIKRNLLVNALKNDKFTTKFYESIKEDVFRRLERMLLEKESVETNCVRNGGQICDGSAGPNAGNSAHDQEESNDLIGASDLTRDPTRKFNLNARMGNQQQQQRLQQYKQQQEQLQNPLPMSANFSTGRTPNSTNSYAIKQESNDDLAAEDDQHALPAAPVNANVNNRQAAALQENAEEDEYGANNADTESNKADNEDAAAALVESMANVANTDHMSSVPPARESEQPEEDDMRYNNSNITSNNVTVSDASAPSQTHQHKLSGSNVRRDGNTVPNWRQNVFNHAESNTSNKSTTANSNKPKNRTDAVNNSGAGGDAEAMPSSIVGSNTRPTYGTDLITYIITRIHNQTHVNTQINDTVLVEIAKLTACAVQKFAPMLVNHKTLPTASPHISPKKFYMRIKKLCAPRQRDEFLQWYRNYLEGIFPGARSEGEWRQGDDLSMSGTSEASSASLELPRNRNKMANQQQTQQQQGTSNSNKENNDEDLAEADQNSANSSNNTSNTLFDNTFATNTLMHENELENKENPDDNVVKPEKDSAKTTNNNQSGEVAGAYCLMPLSAAASAAAAVTEEAINAAIQQRDTQHFATNGAEGGTAETHFTPHNTYT from the exons ATGGCTCCAGTGAAAAATGTAACTACGGTTCAGGTCACAAAGGAAACAGAAATG caaaaaagtaaacaaacattaatgcaacaacaacttcaTAAAAGATCACATAGATCTGCACAAAGGCATCGCATCAACTCTGGAGTCAGTGGTGGTAGCGGAACAACAGGCACATCTTCAGATGGTTGTGTACAGTGGCAAGTAAATAGCAATGAT GATTACGCAGTGTCAACGAATCGACCAACAAATCGTGGTGCAACTGTGAAAACGCATAGAGCATCGGCAACAACCAGCGGCGAAACTGAAACAGCTTTTCCGAAAGCAAACaatcgaaattttaaaaaaagcaatattaataataataataatacaagttCTGGAACAGCGGATGTGCAGAGAAAAAGACAACATAGTCCAGAAAAATCATCAACACGTATAAACGGAAATATAACTGGTAGTCATTGCGACATAAGTAAAAGCG AGCAAAATACAAAACCACCCTCGGTATTGCCTTGTTCATCATTAGAACCAAAGTCTGCGGAACGTGTGTTAAGAGAAGCTAGTAACTCGCATGGAACTAACTctgcacaaatacaaaaaatattaaaggaaCCACATGCAATTTCAAAAGCCAGACAAAGTTCACTTGTAAAATTAACTAAAGTGAATAAAACCCCGTTGTTGCCGGTTAGACTACTGAATTTGGGCACCAGCATAACTACAACGCAAACACCAACTATTTCGGCTTTGTCAACGGCTGTAGCAAGAGCGGCGTCTGCCACCAATCCGCAACAAATTCCCTTTGGTGAAGGCGTAAATGTTGAGTCAATTTTACTACAACGTCTacaattaattaaacattttttgaacgTAACGGCGCCAACAATTACATCCCTCAATCAGCGTTTACCAAAACAGAACGAAGATATTACACCAAGAGTAAGCGTAGCTAATTTAACTGTTCAACAAAATTCGCCTAAGCCGTTAAtggtatatgaaaataaatccGAAAGTATGGAGCGTGAAGTGGTAGTGAACTCAGCAAGTCTAGAGGATGTCGCACTTAgtgag ttgaGCGATAATCGCGCACAATCTATACAATCATTGCACAGCGTTGAAACGCCTACACCAGATGATTCACCCAGCTTCGATGAGTTGCAGCAACGTTTGGAGACTTCTAATcgtaatatacaaaatatgcaagagcagcaacaacagctcTTGCGTTTGCAAAATGCCGCTAAACAGCATTTGAGCGAGATGGAACATCTGCGCCAACAGGCTGGTACCTTAAGTTTTGGTTCTAACCAACTAAACGGCTCCTCAAATGCTGATGGCACACCTGAATATGAGTCAATCGATCAAGTGCATTCAGATATGGCCACATTGGTTGGTCGCATGAAGAATCTCACGACATTTATACAAAATCAGAATGAGTTAAGCAATCTACTGGGTGATGATGGTCCAGAAATCCTAGCCGAACAGGAGGCGTTGCAACGTAAACTAGAATCCTTGCGTGCGCAACGTGATGATATGCGTACATTGGTGAGCGAATTGCAGGATATCAATCGTAATGCCGAACGTAGGTGTGCTATGGGTACGAAGGAAAGCGAAGATGAAGCGACTGTTAGCGAGAAACCAGTGGTAAATAAAAACACGCAAGAGCACGAAGAAACACCAAATGCAACTAACGGCGCACGCATTGTGCCGGTCACTTATACGCGGACTGTGCCCATAAAACTCACTAATGGCGGTGTAACTGAACCAGCCGGAAATGCAGCTATTAACgctaatgatgatgatgacgaggATGGCGATCCTGAAGAAAATGCGGCCACCGCTATGCTTATACAACAGAAAGTTGCCGACATAGAAACGATGCGTAAGCAATTACAACGTCTAAAGGACATGATGGAGACTGTGAATATCATAGAGGCGCGTACATCGCGTGATGTTAATGATATCGGTCGTACACCACCACGTGAGCTACGTTCGCAATCACGCTCGACCGGCTCGTCGTTTGACCGCGACTGTACACCGGTTTCGGTTGTGCCGGCACATGCTGCTGGCAGCGCGGATGACGTTGGCGAAGATGTATATCTTACACGAAAAATGCGTATGATTAATGAAGTAACCGCAGATTTACGTGCGCAGGCAGAAAGTTTGCAGGCCGAACGCGATCGCATAAAGGCGTTGAAGGAAGAGATCGTTTTGCGCAAACAACAAGCTGCGGACGCAGCAAAACTTGGTGAAGATGCTTTAAAGCGCAGCAGTTTAACACCTACCCCCACACCACGCAGTCGTAAGCAACGTGAAATCGACACTCCCACCCCACCGCCTTCAGCGACTGCCGAAAGCGATCAACTCAAGAAAGAATATGAGGCAAAGAAAAAGGAATTCGAATTGTTGTGTCAACGTTTACAACAAGATGAAAATAGTGCTACTATTGCACCAATTGGCATTAAAGCACCACGCCGTAGCGATACTGTCTCCGAAGCCGACGATGAGGCAGATTGCGATGAAGAGCTGAATGATTCGGACATCCCCACATCGAATACAACTTCGACTGGACGGCAATATTTTTCGGCGCCCCAACAACAATCTACTCCGGCACAACAACATCGCGCGGCAGCAAAAGCAGCTGTAACTGCACATACATTGGCTGCCGGAGCGGCATCGGCAAAAATTAATGAACACTGTCTTCAAACTCAAGGTCAACGAATATCGGCCGGCGCCCTTGGTAAGGAAGACAGCTTTGACACGAATTTAACATCATCTACGGCAGCTGAACGTCGCCATTCTACATTAGCCAATGCCAACAGTACCACGCAGGAAGGTGCTTCGCTGGAAGCTGGTAGTGTACAATCTGGCAGTTCGCAATTCTCAATGCCACCACCAATGCCGCCCATGGGCGCTTGCAGCAGTTGGc CACCGCTGCCGCCAATGCCCAACACTTGGAATCCACAATTGTACTATGGTTTCGGCGCACCGCCACATCCATTAACTGCATCACAACCGAACTCGGCAGCAACAAATCAGAGTGTTGGTGCACCATTCACCCCTGTTGGTTTGCTGCCACAATCTGCCGTGAACAGCGAATGTATTTGCAGCGCGGCAAACAGCGCTACTAACGCGCCCATTATTAGCGGACCAACGCCAGCAACTAGTTCCACAAATACGGCTGCACAATTGGCCGCCGATCCTGTATTGTTACAGCAATTCGTGCAAACTCAACAAATGCTCATCAATTCTGTATGCCAATGCAATCAGATGTTGTGGCATCAGCAACGTGAAATTGATGCTTTGAATAACACAATACATGTG TTACAGGAACGTTTACTTACTTTGACTGGAAACGTCAACGCTGTACCGCTAACGGATTTGCCCTACTCACTGCGTGCCGAATCGGTCCCACCTCCTGGCATAACGGCAGGCACATTGCCAAACAATCTCTATTTGAGCAGCTCGAATCGTGCGCAATCCGAGCAACCAGCGCTTTTCATGCCCGGCCTCACCACAACCACACGCAATAGCGCATTCTCCAACTATCAACgtcatcagcaacaacaacaatatcaacaacaTGGTCGCATCGCAACAGCTTTTAGCAGCGAAACACAACACAGCAACATAGCGGCGGCCAGCAGCACCAACGCCGGCCTATATAACACTTTAAATAACGctgcaccaccaccaccgcccaATCACGGCGCATCACATTACAACAACGAAGCACCGCAATCACCACCACTGCAGGGTAATGCGGCTGGACCAGGCCCGATTTTTATGCACCATCACAATAACGCTATACACCAAAATAATGCTAACTTGCGCACACAAAATCACTATGCTAACAATTtgcatcagcagcagcagctacaacagcaacaacaacacggtCATAGTAACATCAATATTGGCGGCGGTAATACATTGAATAATCAAGTGCCACCTGGTAATCGTGCCAACAATTATTGGGACAATTTTCGAAG TTATTCGCGTCAAAATTTGCTCTCTACCAACTCGAATAAAAGCAATGAAGAGCAGCAACAGcataaccaacaacaacaacagcagcaccaaCATCAACTATATTTACAACAACGCACAATCGATGAAACTGAGGCACGTGGTGCGGCGCAATATCGATCACAATCGCAAGGCCTACGCCGTTCCGTAACAACAACATTGCCTGCCGCGCTGACCAGCAGCAACTTGCAGCAATTACaacggcagcaacagcagcgaGAGGAGGCGGTGCAGCAacgacagcagcaacagcaacgcgCAACACAAACTCAGCCACAATTATATCGCACAGTTGACGGTAGTAACAGCAATAGTTGCAACAATTTGAATTACGAACGCAATGCGAATGACAATAAGTATTTGCGCACGCTGCAGCGTTCGCATATCAACCGctatcagcagcagcagcagcagcagcaacaaaatgtCGGACCTATAAATTCGTTATACACCAATCACAACAACTTATATCAATCCTCCTGGCTACCGCCTGCCGGCGCTGCTGCGAACGCCACCAATTGCGCCGATGTCAATACGGACGCCGACAATGTTGATATTGATGTATACGATGCGTACAACATCATTGACAGCGATTTGGCTGCGCCCTATGCGCACTTGAGCAGCAACATGGGCTCTAATTCGAGCAATATGTTGCGCAACATGAACGTCAACTTTGGCAATAGTCCACATTATCAGCGCAATAAGTTGTTAACAAAACCAAATTGTCGTGGCGCCGAAGCCATGGATCATCATAATCCGAATAGAATGCAAGcagagcaacagcaacaacaacaacagcaacaccaacacaTACTGTCACAGCAACAGCTGGTGTTACGCGCCCAACAACAAATCGATCAATCTACAGCGCCAACCTTACGAAACATGGTTGATTTCACGCAGGCGCGTCATCTAGATTTGTTACCCGCCTCGGTCAGCGAAGCGGTTGCTGCAGCCGAAGCACAACTTCGCAATCGCGAACGTGTCGATCTTTTACTACGCACTGTGACCGCTGACGATAACGACACTATCAATGTTTTGCCCACCACAGTGTGTGTCAACTCAACAACCACCTATAACTCGCCATATATGCCAAACGCTAATGCATTGCAATTAATGGACACCAATGGACTTATTAATAATACGCCCAATATTAATAACGAGAATGCTGCACATGAAGTGGAAACTGAAGGTGAAACCGCGGCCGATTTGAACGTAGACATAGACTTGCTAAACGATGAGGAGGAGGACGATACCACATCAGAAGAGATTAAACGAAATCTACTCGTGAATGCTttgaaaaatgataaatttactACCAAATTCTATGAGTCAATAAAAGAAGATGTTTTCCGTCGCCTCGAACGCATGCTGCTCGAGAAGGAGTCAGTTGAGACCAATTGTGTGCGTAATGGTGGTCAAATTTGTGATGGTTCTGCCGGCCCAAATGCCGGCAACTCTGCTCACGACCAGGAAGAGTCCAATGATTTAATAGGGGCATCTGATTTAACCCGAGACCCAACGCGTAAATTCAATTTGAATGCACGCATGGGCaatcaacagcaacagcagcgctTGCAGCAGTATAAGCAACAGCAAGAACAACTGCAAAATCCATTACCAATGTCAGCTAACTTTAGCACTGGACGGACACCAAACTCAACCAACTCTTATGCGATCAAGCAAGAATCCAATGATGATCTTGCAGCTGAGGATGATCAACACGCCTTGCCAGCCGCTCCAGTTAACGCAAATGTGAATAATCGGCAAGCAGCTGCTTTGCAAGAGAATGCAGAGGAAGATGAATATGGTGCAAATAATGCTGACACCGAAAGCAACAAAGCGGACAATGAGGATGCCGCAGCAGCGTTAGTGGAGTCAATGGCGAACGTTGCCAATACAGACCACATGTCAAGCGTACCGCCAGCAAGAGAGAGTGAACAACCAGAGGAGGATGATATGCgttacaacaatagcaacattACAAGTAATAATGTGACAGTTAGCGATGCATCGGCGCCTAGTCAGACACACCAACATAAATTGTCTGGAAGCAACGTTCGCAGGGATGGCAACACCGTTCCAAATTGGCGACAAAATGTATTTAATCATGCGGAATCAAATACTAGCAACAAATCGACAACAGCTAACAGTAATAAACCCAAAAATCGTACGGATGCTGTGAATAACAGCGGTGCAGGCGGTGATGCGGAAGCAATGCCG TCCTCTATTGTCGGCAGTAACACACGTCCAACATATGGCACTGATCTTATCACATACATAATTACACGTATACATAACCAAACGCATGTCAACACACAAATTAACGACACTGTGTTGGTGGAAATCGCTAAGTTGACCGCCTGCGCAGTGCAAAAGTTCGCACCAATGCTTGTAAACCATAAAACGCTCCCCACGGCTTCGCCACACATTTCGCCCAAGAAGTTCTATATGAGAATCAAAAAACTCTGCGCACCACGTCAACGTGACGAATTTTTGCAATGGTATCGCAATTATCTGGAAGGTATTTTCCCAGGCGCGCGTTCTGAAGGTGAGTGGCGGCAAGGTGACGATTTAAGCATGAGTGGCACTTCTGAAGCGTCAAGCGCCAGTTTAGAGTTACCACGAAATCGcaataaaatggcaaatcaGCAGcagacgcaacaacaacagggaACAAGTAATagcaataaagaaaataacGACGAAGACTTGGCGGAAGCTGATCAAAACTCTGCTAATAGTAGCAACAATACCAGCAACACTTTATTTGATAACACTTTCGCAACCAACACATTAATGCATGAAAATGAActtgaaaacaaagaaaatccCGACGATAATGTTGTTAAACCAGAAAAGGACAGCGCGAAGACCACTAACAACAATCAGAGCGGCGAGGTGGCGGGTGCGTACTGCCTGATGCCGTTATCAGCTGCTGCCAGCGCTGCAGCCGCTGTAACCGAAGAGGCTATAAATGCTGCGATACAACAACGAGATACGCAACACTTTGCTACAAACGGCGCTGAGGGCGGCACAGCGGAAACTCATTTTACACCACATAATACCTATACCTAG